From a single Miscanthus floridulus cultivar M001 chromosome 8, ASM1932011v1, whole genome shotgun sequence genomic region:
- the LOC136472605 gene encoding protein EXORDIUM-like 2, with the protein MTTMPHSLVPFLLLLAAAAATGAGAATPRQLFLVSQPPVTLTNHHGQLLTGNYSVNLLWYGRFTPAQRAVVADFILSLSPSGSGTASGSASGSAAPSVAAWWATTARYHPGAARLSLGRQVLDTSLSLGRRLSESSLASLASRLGPHRSTMAVVVTEPDVLVDGFCLSRCGLHASASTPSPASSGHGGRGRFAYAWVGNPAEQCPGECAWPFHQPPYGPQQPAPLVSPNADVGMDGAVITLATLLAGAVTNPYGGGFFQGPAEAPLEAVSACAGVFGAGAYPGYPGQVRVDAATGASYNAVGVAGRRFLLPAMWDPDTAQCSTPLV; encoded by the coding sequence ATGACAACCATGCCCCACAGCCTCgtccccttcctcctcctcctcgccgcggccgccgccaccgGAGCCGGCGCGGCCACCCCGCGGCAGCTGTTCCTCGTGAGCCAGCCGCCCGTGACGCTCACCAATCACCACGGGCAGCTGCTGACGGGCAACTACTCCGTCAACCTGCTCTGGTACGGGCGCTTCACGCCGGCGCAGCGCGCCGTGGTGGCCGACTTCATCCTCTCCCTTTCCCCTTCGGGGTCAGGGACGGCGTCTGGGTCGGCCTCCGGCTCGGCTGCGCCGTCCGTGGCGGCGTGGTGGGCCACCACGGCGCGCTACCACCCAGGCGCGGCGCGGCTGTCGCTGGGCCGCCAGGTGCTGGACACGTCGCTGTCCCTGGGCCGGCGCCTCTCGGAGTCGTCACTGGCGTCCCTGGCATCGCGCCTGGGCCCGCACCGCAGCACCATGGCCGTGGTGGTGACGGAGCCGGACGTGCTGGTGGACGGGTTCTGCCTCTCCCGCTGCGGCCTGCACGCGTCGGCGAGCACCCCGTCGCCCGCCAGCAGTGGCCACGGGGGACGCGGGCGGTTCGCGTACGCGTGGGTGGGCAACCCGGCGGAGCAGTGCCCGGGGGAGTGCGCGTGGCCGTTCCACCAGCCTCCGTACGGCCCGCAGCAGCCGGCGCCGCTGGTGTCCCCGAACGCGGACGTGGGGATGGACGGCGCGGTGATCACGCTGGCGACGCTGCTGGCGGGCGCGGTGACCAACCCGTACGGCGGTGGGTTCTTCCAGGGCCCCGCGGAGGCGCCGCTGGAGGCCGTGTCGGCGTGCGCGGGCGTGTTCGGCGCCGGCGCGTACCCGGGTTACCCGGGCCAGGTGCGCGTGGACGCCGCCACGGGCGCTAGCTACAACGCCGTCGGGGTGGCTGGGCGCAGGTTCCTGCTGCCCGCCATGTGGGACCCCGACACGGCGCAGTGCTCCACGCCGCTCGTGTAG